Proteins encoded within one genomic window of Felis catus isolate Fca126 chromosome C1, F.catus_Fca126_mat1.0, whole genome shotgun sequence:
- the BMP8A gene encoding bone morphogenetic protein 8A isoform X1 encodes MAARPGSLWLVGLALCALSGGGPGPRAPAGCPARRLGPRERRDMQREILAVLGLPGRPRPRAPSAAARLPASAPLFMLDLYHAMARDDDEDGGPPERRPGRADLVMSFVNMVECDRTLGHQEPRWKEFRFDLTQIPEGEMVTAAEFRIYKMASTHLLNGTLHVSMFEVVREQSNRESDLFFLDLQTLRAGDEGWLVLDVTAASDRWLLSRNKDLGLRLYVETDDGHSVDPGLAGLLGRRAPGSKQPFLVTFFRVSPGPVRAPRAARPLKRRPPKKTNELPHPNKLPGIFDDVHGTDGRQVCRRHELYVSFQDLGWLDWVIAPQGYSAYYCEGECSFPLDSCMNATNHAILQSLVSTASILSPPTGRGLVQPGGWKRLLGSQGALPTLPCRHTQLTSHVCTGTGAYVATFTCRPLGI; translated from the exons aTGGCCGCGCGCCCCGGGTCGCTGTGGCTCGTGGGCCTGGCGCTGTGCGCGCTGAGCGGCGGCGGCCCCGGCCCGCGCGCCCCGGCCGGCTGTCCGGCCCGCCGCCTGGGCCCGCGCGAGCGCCGCGACATGCAGCGCGAGATCCTGGCGGTGCTCGGGCTGCCCGggcggccccggccccgcgcgcCGTCCGCCGCCGCCCGGCTGCCCGCGTCGGCGCCGCTCTTCATGCTGGACCTGTACCACGCCATGGCCCGCGACGACGACGAGGACGGCGGCCCCCCCGAGCGGCGCCCGGGCCGCGCCGACCTGGTCATGAGCTTCGTCAACATGG TGGAGTGCGACCGTACCCTGGGCCACCAGGAGCCCCGCTGGAAGGAGTTCCGCTTTGACCTGACCCAGATCCCAGAGGGGGAGATGGTCACAGCCGCTGAGTTCCGGATTTACAAGATGGCCAGCACCCACCTGCTCAACGGGACCCTGCACGTCAGCATGTTCGAGGTGGTCAGAGAGCAGTCCAACAG GGAGTCTGACTTGTTCTTTTTGGATCTTCAGACGCTCCGAGCTGGGGACGAGGGCTGGCTGGTGTTGGACGTGACAGCAGCCAGTGACCGCTGGTTGTTGAGCCGGAACAAGGACCTGGGGCTCCGCCTCTATGTGGAAACGGACGATG GGCACAGCGTGGATCCTGGCCTGGCCGGCCTGCTGGGGCGACGGGCGCCGGGCTCCAAACAGCCTTTCCTGGTCACTTTTTTCAGGGTGAGCCCTGGTCCCGTCCGAGCCCCTCGGGCAGCGAGGCCCCTGAAGAGGAGGCCGCCCAAGAAAACCAACGAGCTGCCACACCCGAACAAACTCCCGGGGATCTTTG ATGACGTTCACGGCACCGACGGCCGGCAGGTTTGCCGGCGGCACGAGCTCTACGTCAGCTTCCAGGACCTCGGCTGGCTG gATTGGGTCATTGCTCCCCAAGGCTACTCGGCCTATTATTGTGAGGGGGAGTGCTCCTTCCCGCTGGACTCGTGCATGAACGCCACCAACCACGCCATCCTGCAGTCCCTGGTCAGTACCGCGTCCATCCTGTCCCCACCCACGGGGAGAGGGCTCGTGCAGCCAGGTGGATGGAAGCGCCTGCTTGGGTCTCAGGGagctctccccacccttccctgtAGGCACACGCAGTTAACTTCCCATGTCTGTACAGGAACTGGTGCCTATGTGGCCACGTTCACATGTAGACCCCTAGGCATCTGA
- the LOC101088562 gene encoding LOW QUALITY PROTEIN: succinyl-CoA:3-ketoacid coenzyme A transferase 2, mitochondrial (The sequence of the model RefSeq protein was modified relative to this genomic sequence to represent the inferred CDS: inserted 2 bases in 2 codons; substituted 1 base at 1 genomic stop codon), whose amino-acid sequence MTVLQRLMRALGHCVPASRWGPTLAEAEGGVHGLATSARARAKFYADPMEAVKDIVDRAKIMVSGFGLCGIPENLIQALLRTRVKXLTVVSSNVGXDDFGPGLLLEAKQIARLICSYVGENTLCERRYLAGELELELTPQGTLAERIHAGGTGVPAFYTPMAYRTLVQEGGAPIRSAPDGHIAIMSQPREVREFHWHHYLLEXAITADFALVKGWKADHAGNVIFRKSARNFNVPMCKAAETSVVEVEEIVDVGTFAPEDIHIPNIYVDRVIQGEKHEKRIEHLALRKEHDEKAESADDPGARIVKRAALEFEDGMYANLGIGIPLLASNYISPDMTVHLHSEHGILGLGPFPPKDEVDADLINTGKQTVSIFPRGCFFSSDDSFTMIRGGHLNLTMLGAMQVSKYGDLANWMIPGKKVKGMGGGEGMDLVSSPKTRVVVTMAHCTKANEPQISEKHTMPLTGKRCVDRIITDKAVFDVHKKKGLTLIELWDGLTVDDVTEHGQPFTMSPNLRPMQQVAA is encoded by the exons ATGACCGTCCTCCAGAGGCTCATGCGGGCGCTCGGGCACTGCGTTCCCGCCAGCCGCTGGGGGCCCACGCTGGCCGAGGCCGAGGGCGGTGTGCACGGCCTGGCCACCAGCGCTCGCGCCCGCGCCAAATTCTACGCGGATCCCATGGAGGCCGTCAAAGACATCGTGGACAGGGCCAAGATCATGGTCAGCGGCTTCGGGCTCTGCGGGATTCCAGAGAACCTGATTCAGGCGCTGCTCCGCACGCGTGTCA GCTTGACCGTGGTCAGCAGCAATGTGG TGGACGATTTTGGGCCGGGCCTGTTACTGGAGGCCAAGCAGATCGCCCGCCTCATCTGCTCCTACGTGGGGGAGAACACGCTGTGCGAGCGCCGGTACCTGGCGGgcgagctggagctggagctgacGCCCCAGGGCACCCTGGCCGAGCGCATCCACGCCGGGGGCACCGGGGTGCCCGCCTTCTACACGCCAATGGCCTACAGGACCCTGGTTCAGGAGGGAGGCGCCCCCATCAGGTCCGCGCCCGACGGCCACATCGCCATCATGAGCCAGCCCCGAGAGGTGAGGGAGTTCCACTGGCACCACTATCTTCTGGAGTAGGCCATCACTGCTGATTTTGCTTTGGTGAAGGGGTGGAAAGCCGACCACGCCGGGAACGTCATCTTCAGAAAAAGCGCCAGGAATTTCAACGTGCCCATGTGCAAAGCTGCGGAAACCTCCGTGGTGGAGGTGGAAGAAATCGTGGATGTGGGGACCTTTGCCCCCGAAGACATCCACATTCCTAACATTTATGTCGACCGCGTGATTCAGGGAGAAAAACACGAGAAAAGAATTGAGCATCTAGCCCTCAGGAAGGAGCACGATGAAAAAGCCGAGTCTGCAGATGACCCCGGGGCCCGAATTGTCAAGAGGGCAGCTCTTGAATTTGAGGATGGCATGTATGCCAATCTGGGCATAGGAATCCCGCTCCTGGCCAGCAACTACATCAGCCCGGACATGACTGTTCATCTTCACAGTGAACATGGCATCCTGGGCTTGGGGCCGTTCCCACCCAAAGATGAGGTGGATGCAGATCTCATCAACACGGGCAAGCAGACGGTGAGCATTTTTCCCAGGGGCTGTTTCTTCTCCAGCGATGACTCATTCACCATGATTCGAGGGGGGCACCTCAACCTCACCATGCTGGGAGCCATGCAGGTCTCCAAATACGGTGACCTGGCTAACTGGATGATACCCGGGAAGAAGGTGaaaggcatgggggggggggaggggatggattTGGTGTCCAGTCCCAAGACCAGAGTGGTGGTCACCATGGCGCACTGCACCAAGGCCAACGAACCCCAAATCTCGGAGAAGCATACCATGCCGCTGACTGGGAAGCGCTGTGTGGACCGGATCATCACTGACAAGGCCGTGTTCGACGTGCACAAGAAGAAAGGCCTGACGCTGATTGAGCTCTGGGACGGGCTGACCGTGGACGACGTCACAGAGCACGGGCAGCCCTTCACCATGTCACCGAACCTCAGACCCATGCAGCAGGTGGCCGCCTGA